From Stenotrophomonas sp. SAU14A_NAIMI4_8:
CGGTCCGGCGACTCCATGACCACGTCATCGGCCACCACTTCCCAGCGGCGGTAGGTTTCGTAGCTGCCATCCTTGTGGTCGATGACCACGCGGGTCAGCACTTCCTCGTCGGGATAGCGCTTCTTCGCTGCCGAGGCCAGGGCGGCCTCGATGGCATCGAAGATCACTTCACGCGGCACGCCCTTTTCGTTGGCGACCGCGTCCACTACCAGCAACAGTTCCTTGCTCATTGGCTCACTCCGCGCGCGGCTTCTTTGCCGCCGGCTCGTTGGAAGAAGAATTCTTGTCCGTCTTCGGACGCTTCGGCGCCGGGCCGGTCGGCTTGCTCGGGGCCAGGCCCAGGGCAACCCAGTCCGGCATGATCCGGGCCTTGTCGATGTTGTCGGCCGAGACCACCACTTCCGTCTTGTCGACGATGAAGGTGATGGTGTCTGCGGCCTCGTCGGTCGCCTCGATGCGGCCCTGCAGGCGACGACGGTTGTCCTGCGGCAGCTTCAGCACGACCTTGGCCATTTCGCCCAGGTGACGGCCGAACTGTTCCAGGTTGAACAGCGGGCGATCAACGCCCGGCGAAGATACTTCCAGCGTGTAGTTGCCGCTGATCGGGTCTTCCACGTCCATCTGTGCGGACACTTCGCGGCTGACGCGCTCGCAGTCGTCCACGTTGATGATGCGCTCGGGCTGCTCAGCCAGCGGCACGTCGATGTAAAGACGCAGGGTTGCACCGCCGGGGGCCGGCAGATATTCAACGCCCAGCAGCTCCAGGCCCAGCGACACAACGGTCGGGGCGAGCAGATTCGCGATGTCGGTTGCCTTGTCGCTCACAGCCTGCCTTGATCTCTTGGTTGGGTGCCGGCCACGGCCGGCGGGGAAACATGACGCCCCGGAAACGACAAAGGGCCCGCAGGGCCCCTTTTCCGGAAAGACTCCGGTGACTGGATTCCGGTTGCAGCACCGTGTGTCAGCGAGCTGCGGCCCTCCTTCCGGGTCCGGACTCCCGATGGGAGACCGCCTTCAGGGGTAATGCTAGGCCGCTGATGATAGCGGTTGCACCGCGCTGGTGCAAGGTTCGGGCCAGGGGTCAGATCCCTTTTCCTCTGGAAAAGGGATCTGACCCCAACCCAGCGAAAACGACGCAGACCACCAAAGAAAAACGCCTTCGAAGCAGGACTTCGAA
This genomic window contains:
- the rimP gene encoding ribosome maturation factor RimP, producing MSDKATDIANLLAPTVVSLGLELLGVEYLPAPGGATLRLYIDVPLAEQPERIINVDDCERVSREVSAQMDVEDPISGNYTLEVSSPGVDRPLFNLEQFGRHLGEMAKVVLKLPQDNRRRLQGRIEATDEAADTITFIVDKTEVVVSADNIDKARIMPDWVALGLAPSKPTGPAPKRPKTDKNSSSNEPAAKKPRAE